In the genome of Mytilus edulis chromosome 3, xbMytEdul2.2, whole genome shotgun sequence, one region contains:
- the LOC139515909 gene encoding uncharacterized protein (The sequence of the model RefSeq protein was modified relative to this genomic sequence to represent the inferred CDS: added 36 bases not found in genome assembly) encodes MSMAPTSPFILFEEKLMEVIKKTPKTSPLEIYILKIYLEMKTETDIVQEVGTKYDSPPLDEKDSCGQNSRKRKEKNRLYTWIKNFITRKTCAPVESFKEKWTRFADANPSVVMQYVISRPRVIEQLQCILDSDSEKELEIDREEDRNTQMEGVEAEEDFEREQFIDSEEDFEREQFIDSE; translated from the exons atgagCATGGCACCTACATCCCCATTtatcttgtttgaagaaaaattgaTGGAAGTCATCAAAAAAACACCAAAGACATCACCCCtggagatatatattttaaaaatatatctggAAATGAAAACAGAAACTGACATTGTTCAG GAAGTAGGAACCAAGTATGACAGTCCCCCTCTAGATGAGAAGGACAGTTGTGGACAGAATTCaaggaaaaggaaagaaaagaataGACTTTACACCTGgataaaaaatttcataacaagAAAGACGTGTGCACCTGTGGAATCTT TTAAAGAAAAATGGACCAGATTTGCAGATGCAAATCCATCTGTGGTGATGCAGTACGTCATAAGTAGGCCCAGGGTAATAGAACAACTGCAATGCATTTTGGACTCTGATTCAG AGAAAGAGTTAGAAATAGACAGAGAAGAAGATAGAAATACTCAGATGGAAGGTGTAGAGGCAGAAGAAGATTTTGAGAGGGAACAGTTCATCGATTCAGAAGA